A single region of the Desulfobulbaceae bacterium genome encodes:
- a CDS encoding HDOD domain-containing protein, giving the protein MESSDHLTHVIQAYIDRMPSLSTTVNKVLEVCNSPKTSANDLNRVISLDPVLTGHVLKLINSAYYSLPNQVSSLARAIIMLGLNTVKNLALSTAVIGALGKKSCFTALSMDAFWAHSICVGVTAKALAAANNVAGSERDEYFVAGMLHDLGKIPLNKCFAAEYAQALQLAALEQGSLLRSEQLLVGIDHGMAGRLIGEKWRLAPSIVDSLAFHHAPEQAPADSRTLVATVALANLYANIYEIGSAGDTFPEAPFLMSILEMMDLKWTDLAPLHAIVRMELDKAQVFLKLTE; this is encoded by the coding sequence ATGGAGTCCAGTGATCATCTGACGCATGTCATACAGGCCTATATCGACCGGATGCCGAGTCTGTCAACCACGGTAAACAAGGTCCTTGAGGTTTGCAATTCCCCTAAGACTTCTGCCAATGACTTGAATCGGGTGATTTCTCTGGATCCGGTTCTTACCGGTCATGTTTTGAAGCTGATCAATTCCGCTTATTATTCCTTGCCGAATCAGGTGTCATCTTTGGCTCGAGCCATAATAATGCTGGGCCTGAATACTGTTAAAAATCTTGCTTTGAGTACGGCCGTTATCGGTGCTTTGGGGAAAAAGTCCTGTTTTACAGCCCTTTCTATGGATGCGTTTTGGGCTCACTCCATTTGTGTCGGGGTAACGGCGAAGGCCTTGGCCGCAGCGAATAATGTGGCCGGATCCGAGCGGGATGAGTATTTTGTTGCCGGGATGCTGCATGACCTAGGTAAAATTCCTTTAAATAAATGTTTTGCAGCTGAGTACGCGCAGGCCTTGCAATTGGCGGCCTTGGAGCAGGGATCTCTGTTGCGTTCTGAGCAACTGCTGGTGGGAATAGATCATGGGATGGCCGGTCGATTGATTGGTGAAAAATGGCGCCTCGCTCCGAGCATTGTGGATAGTCTTGCCTTTCATCATGCCCCAGAGCAGGCTCCAGCAGATTCCCGCACTCTTGTTGCGACAGTGGCTCTGGCCAATCTGTATGCTAATATTTATGAGATTGGCTCGGCCGGCGATACCTTTCCTGAAGCCCCTTTCCTGATGTCAATTCTAGAGATGATGGATTTGAAGTGGACGGATCTTGCTCCATTGCATGCAATAGTCCGAATGGAACTTGATAAGGCGCAGGTATTTTTAAAATTGACGGAGTAA
- the hisA gene encoding phosphoribosylformimino-5-aminoimidazole carboxamide ribotide isomerase, translated as MKFRPCIDLHQGQVKQIVGSTLTDTAHNLSTNFTSEQPSSFYAEMYRQDALTGGHIIKLGPGCDQAAIEALQAYPGGMQIGGGITGDNARFWLDQGASHVIVTSYVFRDGKVLEAHLDELLDKVGRDRLVLDLSCRKRGDSYYIVTDRWQKFTEMIISPETLAYCAKFCAEFLVHAVDVEGKCAGIAEDLVVDLGSWSPIPATYAGGVKNLDDLYRVKVLGKGRLDVTVGSALDIFGGQGIAYHDAVLFNREQGLP; from the coding sequence ATGAAATTCAGGCCTTGTATTGATTTACACCAGGGTCAGGTGAAACAGATTGTTGGCTCTACTTTAACTGATACAGCCCATAATTTGAGTACCAATTTTACCTCAGAGCAGCCCTCCTCGTTTTATGCTGAGATGTATCGGCAGGATGCCCTTACCGGGGGGCACATTATCAAACTGGGCCCAGGGTGCGACCAAGCGGCCATTGAAGCCTTGCAAGCGTATCCTGGAGGGATGCAGATTGGTGGTGGCATAACTGGAGATAATGCCCGGTTCTGGCTCGATCAGGGGGCGAGTCATGTTATTGTTACCTCTTATGTCTTTCGTGATGGGAAAGTTCTTGAAGCTCATCTCGATGAGCTGCTCGATAAAGTCGGTCGTGATCGACTTGTCTTGGATTTAAGTTGCCGTAAGCGCGGGGATTCATATTATATTGTTACTGATCGTTGGCAAAAATTTACTGAAATGATCATCTCTCCGGAAACTCTTGCTTATTGTGCAAAATTTTGTGCAGAGTTTCTTGTCCATGCTGTTGATGTCGAGGGAAAGTGTGCTGGGATAGCAGAAGATTTGGTTGTTGACCTAGGATCTTGGTCTCCGATACCTGCAACTTATGCTGGAGGGGTCAAGAATTTGGATGACCTGTACCGAGTGAAGGTCTTGGGCAAGGGACGACTTGACGTGACTGTTGGCAGCGCTCTCGATATTTTTGGTGGTCAAGGAATCGCTTATCATGATGCCGTGCTGTTTAACAGAGAACAGGGCTTGCCATAA